One window of the Lepisosteus oculatus isolate fLepOcu1 chromosome 24, fLepOcu1.hap2, whole genome shotgun sequence genome contains the following:
- the surf1 gene encoding surfeit locus protein 1 yields the protein MSRIKLVLMSSTRALMILRNNTHHLCAKGTVCGRRFGFSTLLNLRNCEGRNVRPYSQSSPTAAETEKGNDTLLKWFLLLIPATTFGLGTWQVQRRKWKLKLIEDLQSRTAAEPIDLPLDLLELKALEYQRVKARGRFDHSRELYVLPRSPVDPEREAQEAGRIMSSGGSGANVITPFHCSDLGITILVNRGYVPRQKINPETRQKGQIDTEVELVGVVRLTEPRKPFIPHNDIDGNRWHYRDIEAMAEVAGTEPIFIDADFVSTVPGGPIGGQTRVTLRNEHMQYIITWYGLCIATSYMWYSKFIRRVPL from the exons ATGAGTAGGATCAAATTAGTCTTAATGTCTTCTACCAGAGCTCTGATGATTTTAAGAAACAAT ACCCATCACTTATGCGCCAAAGGGACGGTTTGTGGACGACGCTTCGGTTTTTCCACGCTTCTTAATTTAAGGAATTGTGAGG GGAGGAATGTCCGACCGTACTCACAGTCCAGCCCCACAGCGGCTGAGACAGAGAAGGGAAACGACACCTTACTCAAATGGTTCCTTCTGCTGATTCCAGCCACCACCTTTGGCCTGGGAACATGGCAG gTTCAGCGGAGGAAATGGAAACTAAAACTGATCGAGGACCTGCAGAGCCGGACTGCTGCAGAGCCGATTGACCTCCCTCTGGA CCTCCTGGAGCTGAAGGCCCTGGAGTACCAGCGGGTGAAGGCGCGCGGCCGCTTCGACCACTCGCGGGAGCTGTACGTGCTGCCGCGCTCCCCCGTGGACCCCGAGCGCGAGGCCCAGGAGGCCGGCAGGATCATGTCGAGTGGAGGGAGCGGAGCCAACGTCATCACACCCTTCCACTGCTCCGACCTGGG aatCACAATCCTTGTGAACAGAGGCTATGTCCCCAGACAGAAGATTAATCCAGAAACACGGCAGAAAGGACAG ATTGACACGGAGGTGGAGCTGGTTGGTGTGGTGAGACTGACTGAGCCTCGCAAACCCTTTATTCCTCACAATGATATTGATGGGAACCGCTGGCATTACCGTGACATAGAGGCCATGGCTGAAGTCGCTGGGACAGAGCCCATTTTCATTGATGCCGACTTTG TCAGCACAGTCCCAGGAGGACCTATTGGAGGGCAGACTCGAGTCACCTTGAGGAATGAGCACATGCAGTACATCATTACATG GTATGGTCTTTGCATAGCTACGTCTTACATGTGGTATAGCAAATTCATCAGAAGAGTACCACTGTAA
- the rpl7a gene encoding large ribosomal subunit protein eL8 — protein LKCGSPVSSQPKGKKAKGKKVAPAPSVAKKQEAKKVVNPLFEKRPKNFGIGQDIQPKRDLTRFVKWPRYIRLQRQRSILYKRLKVPPAINQFTQALDRQTATQLFKLAHKYRPETKQEKKQRLLARAEQKAAGKGDTPTKRPPVLRAGVNTVTTLVESKKAQLVVIAHDVDPIELVVFLPALCRKMGVPYCIVKGKARLGRLVHRKTCTCIAFTQINPEDKGALAKLVEAVKTNYNDRYEEIRRHWGGGIMGPKSTARIAKLEKAKAKELATKLG, from the exons TTAAAGTGTGGCTCTCCTGTGTCCTCGCAGCCGAAGGGGAAGAAGGCTAAGGGTAAGAAGGTGGCACCTGCCCCTTCCGTGGCCAAGAAACAGGAGGCCAAGAAAGTGGTGAATCCCCTGTTCGAGAAGCGGCCCAAGAACTTTGGCATCG GTCAGGATATCCAGCCCAAGCGGGACCTCACGCGCTTCGTGAAATGGCCTCGCTACATCAGGCTGCAGCGTCAGCGGTCCATCTTGTACAAGCGTCTGAAGGTGCCACCCGCGATCAACCAGTTCACCCAGGCTTTGGACCGCCAGACGG CCACCCAGCTCTTCAAGCTGGCCCACAAATACAGGCCTGAGACCAAGCAGGAGAAGAAGCAGAGGCTGCTGGCAAGGGCTGAGCAGAAGGCTGCAGGCAAAGGAGACACCCCAACCAAGAGGCCCCCAGTTCTCAGAGCAG GTGTGAACACGGTCACAACTCTGGTGGAAAGCAAGAAGGCCCAGCTGGTTGTCATTGCTCATGATGTGGATCCTATTGAG CTGGTGGTGTTCCTGCCTGCGCTGTGCCGGAAGATGGGCGTCCCATACTGCATCGTCAAGGGCAAAGCCAGACTGGGTCGGCTGGTGCACAGGAAGACCTGCACCTGCATTGCCTTCACACAGATCAACCC TGAGGACAAGGGTGCCCTGGCTAAGCTGGTGGAAGCTGTCAAGACTAACTACAATGACAGATATGAGGAG ATCCGCCGTCACTGGGGAGGCGGTATCATGGGCCCCAAGTCCACCGCTCGCATCGCCAAGCTTGAGAAGGCTAAAGCCAAGGAACTGGCCACCAAGCTTGGTTAA
- the med22 gene encoding mediator of RNA polymerase II transcription subunit 22, giving the protein MSTQRVLPQSKETLLQSYNKRLKDDIRSILDNFTEIIKTAKIEDETQVSRATQGEQDHYEMHVRAANIVRAGESLMKLVSDLKQFLILNDFPSVNEAINQSNQQLRSLQEECDKKLTSLRDEIAIDLYELEEEYYSSSYSQWDSTDLPLCEAFRRQDSPSSPDGTSGSSGSGIAGRAEDGSGAASQGSTPGHLNGHTAGTSEHP; this is encoded by the exons ATGTCTACACAAAGAGTCCTTCCTCAAAGTAAAGAAACGCTTCTGCAGTCGTACAACAAAAGACTGAAAGATGATATCCGATCCATATTGGACAATTTCACAGAGATCATAAAAACAGCCAAG ATTGAGGATGAGACCCAGGTTTCACGAGCAACGCAAGGAGAGCAAGATCATTATGAGATGCATGTCAGAGCAGCTAACATT GTCCGAGCTGGAGAGTCGCTGATGAAGCTGGTGTCCGACCTCAAGCAGTTCCTGATCCTGAACGACTTCCCCTCCGTGAACGAGGCCATCAACCAGAGCAACCAGCAGCTGCGGTCCCTGCAGGAGGAGTGCGATAAGAAACTGACCTCCCTGCGGGATGAGATTGCAATTGACCTGTACGAGCTTGAGGAAGAATATTACTCCTCCAG CTACAGTCAGTGGGACAGCACCGACCTGCCCCTGTGCGAGGCATTCCGGAGGCAGGACAGCCCGAGCTCCCCGGATGGGACTTCGGGATCTTCAGGCTCGGGAATTGCTGGGAGAGCCGAGGATGGCAGTGGAGCGGCGTCACAGGGGTCCACACCAGGCCACCTGAACGGGCACACAGCGGGCACCTCTGAGCACCCCTGA
- the c24h9orf78 gene encoding splicing factor C9orf78 homolog, whose amino-acid sequence MPSNKNFRRKRDDSDDEEDEETTTEVRSKLDEAKEIQSLRKRQSGVSITALLVGEKLPPESEIEDDPFKLKTGGVVDMKKIKDRNRDMTEDETDLNLGTSFSAETNRRDEDADMMKYIETELKKKKGLVEAEEQKVKAKNAEDLLYELPENIRVSSAKKTEEMLSNQMLSGIPEVDLGIDAKIKNIISTEDAKAKLIAEQRNKKKDSSTSFVPTNIAVNYVQHNRFYHEDVNAPAKRHREEPKARPLRVGDTEKPEPEKTPPNRKRPANEKATDDYHYEKFKKMNRRY is encoded by the exons ATGCCTTCCAATAAAAACTTTAGAAGGAAGAGAGATGATTCTGACGACGAGGAGGACGAGGAGACAACAACAGAAGTCAG ATCTAAACTTGATGAAGCAAAGGAAATTCAGAGTCTTAGAAAAAGACAGAGTGGCGTGAG CATTACAGCCTTACTGGTTGGTGAAAAATTGCCACCTGAATCGGAGATCGAG gATGATCCCTTTAAATTGAAGACAGGGGGAGTTGTGGATATGAAGAAAATCAAAGACAGGAACAGAGACAT GACGGAAGACGAGACCGATTTGAATCTGGGAACGTCATTCTCAGCAGAGACAAATCGTCGTGATGAAGATGCTGACAT GATGAAGTACATTGAGACAGAACTTAAGAAGAAGAAGGGACTGGTAGAGGCAGAGGAGCAAAAGGTGAAGGCGAAGAACGCAGAGGATCTTCTGTATGAGTTGCCAGAGAATATCCGAGTCTCATCCGccaagaaaacagaagaaatgctTTCCAACCAGATGCTGAGTGGCATTCCGGAAGTCGACCTTGGAATTGA TGCCAAGATAAAGAACATCATTAGCACCGAAGACGCCAAGGCCAAGCTCATAGCGGAGCAACGCAACAAGAAGAAGGACAGCAGCACTTCCTTTGTACCTACAAACATAGCAGTGAACTATGTTCAACACAATCGCT TCTACCATGAAGATGTGAATGCACCAGCAAAAAGACACAGAGAGGAGCCCAAAGCTCGGCCACTTCGAGTGGGGGACACTGAGAAACCTGAACCAGAAA AAACGCCTCCTAATCGCAAGAGACCAGCCAATGAGAAGGCCACAGACGACTACCATTATGAGAAGTTTAAAAAGATGAACAGGAGATATTGA